From Aurantimicrobium sp. INA4, one genomic window encodes:
- a CDS encoding PTS fructose transporter subunit IIC gives MSSNSGTGTRIRQWLMTGVSYMIPFVAAGGILIALSFAIGGYDIVYQDQGEFLAAGFNPLSAHDWAYVMFAVGAATFGFLVPVLSGFIAYAIADRPGLAPGFVGGAIAGTVGAGFLGGLITGFLAGFVALWLSRLKVAGWFRPMMPVVVIPLIATFVTGGLMLVILGGPLKALMDSLNAWLTGLSGGSVILLGIVLGLMMAFDMGGPVNKVAYTFAAAGLTEAGATAADNDVRFVVMAIVMAAGMTPPLGLALATVLRKSAFSNAERQNGKAAWVLGASFITEGAIPFAAADPIRVIPSIMIGSATAGALVGAFGCTLRAPHGGLWVFGLVGNWPLYLVAIAIGTVVTALLVLVAKNIKPGVSDEELEEAVA, from the coding sequence TTGTCTAGTAATTCAGGAACAGGAACACGCATCCGCCAATGGCTGATGACCGGTGTTTCCTACATGATCCCCTTCGTGGCGGCCGGCGGTATCCTTATCGCTCTGTCGTTCGCAATCGGTGGTTATGACATCGTTTACCAGGACCAGGGCGAGTTCCTGGCAGCGGGCTTCAACCCACTGTCGGCACACGACTGGGCCTACGTAATGTTCGCCGTTGGTGCAGCAACCTTCGGCTTCCTTGTACCCGTTCTGTCAGGTTTTATTGCGTACGCAATTGCTGACCGTCCAGGTCTTGCTCCCGGTTTCGTTGGTGGTGCCATCGCTGGTACCGTTGGCGCCGGATTCCTCGGTGGTCTGATCACCGGTTTCCTCGCAGGTTTCGTAGCACTCTGGCTCAGCCGCCTCAAGGTTGCTGGCTGGTTCCGCCCCATGATGCCTGTTGTTGTGATTCCTTTGATTGCAACCTTCGTCACCGGTGGTCTGATGCTCGTGATCCTCGGTGGTCCACTGAAGGCTCTCATGGACTCACTGAACGCATGGCTGACCGGTCTTTCCGGTGGAAGCGTTATCCTCCTGGGTATCGTTCTCGGTCTCATGATGGCATTCGACATGGGTGGTCCCGTCAACAAGGTGGCATACACCTTCGCTGCAGCTGGTCTTACTGAGGCTGGCGCAACCGCTGCTGACAACGACGTTCGCTTCGTTGTTATGGCTATCGTTATGGCTGCAGGTATGACACCTCCTCTGGGTCTCGCACTCGCGACTGTTCTCCGCAAGAGCGCATTCTCGAACGCTGAGCGTCAGAACGGTAAGGCTGCTTGGGTTCTTGGTGCATCCTTCATCACTGAAGGTGCTATCCCCTTCGCTGCTGCTGACCCCATCCGTGTGATTCCTTCGATCATGATCGGTTCTGCAACTGCAGGTGCTCTCGTTGGAGCATTTGGCTGCACCCTCCGTGCACCTCACGGTGGTCTGTGGGTATTCGGCCTCGTTGGTAACTGGCCTCTGTACCTGGTAGCTATCGCTATCGGTACCGTCGTTACCGCTCTCCTCGTTCTCGTCGCAAAGAACATCAAGCCTGGTGTATCTGACGAGGAGCTGGAGGAAGCAGTTGCCTAA
- a CDS encoding PTS fructose transporter subunit IIB, with amino-acid sequence MTKIVAVTSCITGIAHTYMAAEALEQAAKKAGYEITVETQGSAGSSPMKQSTIDEADVVIFATDLEVKDRSRFNGKPFLQIGVSKALADADNVVAQAVSSIATLPKDGGAAPAAPKAAPAAEKAPKKDSGDKPGFFGRLFGSK; translated from the coding sequence CAAAATTGTCGCAGTAACATCCTGCATCACCGGTATTGCCCACACCTACATGGCAGCTGAAGCTCTCGAGCAGGCAGCCAAGAAGGCTGGCTACGAGATCACTGTAGAAACCCAGGGTTCTGCAGGTTCATCCCCCATGAAGCAATCCACCATCGACGAAGCGGACGTTGTCATCTTCGCCACCGATCTTGAGGTCAAGGACCGTTCACGTTTCAACGGCAAGCCTTTCCTTCAGATTGGCGTGAGCAAGGCTCTTGCAGACGCAGACAACGTCGTTGCTCAGGCTGTTTCATCCATCGCCACCCTCCCCAAGGATGGCGGAGCTGCACCCGCAGCACCGAAAGCTGCTCCTGCAGCCGAAAAAGCACCCAAAAAGGACTCCGGCGACAAGCCTGGGTTCTTCGGTCGCCTCTTCGGAAGCAAGTAG
- the ribA gene encoding GTP cyclohydrolase II, with protein sequence MALTPIPEVLEALKAGRIVLVADDEGRENEGDAIMAAEFATKETMAWIVKHSSGLVCAPMPRDVADRLNLPIMVERSQDTRATAYTISVDAASDVTTGISASDRARTVKVLADPTAGPMDLIRPGHILPLRAVDGGVLERAGHTEATVDLLRLAGLNPVGVIAEIVAEDGDMMRMPGLEELAERENLPLTTVAALVDYLEAHPLPARIEGELDQHRVAFEVETTVPTDLGMFRMRGYRDHATGTDHVAIIAGNPDGEDVLVRVHSECLTGEALHSLKCECGPQLDEALRMIEADPNGGVVLYLRGQEGRGIGLVNKFKAYKLQEQGFDTLDANLALGFPADARDYTAAARMLDDMGIRSVRLLSNNPEKKRQLEQYGIKINDLVPLVVGLGEYNTGYLNVKRDRMGHQLPGILPAIEPAVTAKEVTA encoded by the coding sequence ATGGCTCTCACCCCTATCCCCGAAGTTCTTGAAGCGCTCAAGGCTGGACGCATCGTGCTCGTTGCCGATGACGAAGGTCGCGAGAACGAGGGCGACGCCATCATGGCGGCAGAGTTCGCGACCAAAGAAACCATGGCCTGGATCGTGAAGCACTCCTCTGGTCTGGTGTGTGCTCCGATGCCTCGTGATGTGGCTGACCGCCTCAACCTGCCCATCATGGTTGAGCGCAGCCAAGACACACGTGCCACGGCCTACACAATCTCCGTAGACGCTGCTTCTGATGTGACCACCGGCATCAGCGCCAGTGACCGTGCTCGCACCGTCAAGGTTTTAGCTGACCCCACAGCAGGCCCCATGGACCTGATTCGTCCCGGACACATCTTGCCGTTGCGTGCTGTCGACGGTGGTGTTCTTGAGCGCGCAGGTCACACAGAGGCAACGGTTGACCTTCTCCGCTTGGCTGGGTTGAACCCTGTCGGCGTCATCGCTGAGATTGTTGCTGAAGACGGTGACATGATGCGCATGCCTGGCCTGGAAGAGCTAGCTGAACGCGAGAACTTACCGTTGACTACAGTTGCTGCGCTGGTTGATTACCTCGAAGCACACCCTCTGCCAGCTCGCATTGAAGGTGAACTCGATCAGCACCGAGTTGCTTTCGAGGTCGAGACCACTGTTCCCACTGATCTCGGAATGTTCCGTATGCGCGGTTACCGTGACCACGCAACAGGCACGGATCACGTGGCAATCATCGCCGGAAACCCCGACGGAGAAGACGTCCTCGTGCGCGTGCACTCCGAATGTCTCACCGGTGAAGCTTTGCACTCACTCAAGTGTGAGTGTGGCCCCCAGCTTGATGAGGCTTTGCGCATGATTGAGGCTGACCCTAATGGCGGGGTTGTTCTCTACCTACGCGGCCAAGAGGGTCGTGGCATTGGCTTGGTCAACAAATTTAAGGCCTACAAGCTGCAAGAGCAAGGCTTCGACACCCTCGACGCCAACCTTGCGCTGGGCTTCCCTGCCGATGCTCGTGATTACACCGCAGCAGCCCGCATGCTCGATGACATGGGTATTCGCTCGGTGCGTCTGCTCAGCAACAACCCTGAGAAGAAGCGCCAGCTTGAGCAATATGGCATCAAAATCAATGATCTTGTTCCCCTCGTCGTGGGCCTGGGTGAATACAACACCGGTTACCTCAACGTGAAGCGTGACCGCATGGGACACCAGTTACCTGGCATCCTCCCCGCAATTGAACCCGCAGTAACGGCCAAGGAGGTCACCGCATGA
- the ribD gene encoding bifunctional diaminohydroxyphosphoribosylaminopyrimidine deaminase/5-amino-6-(5-phosphoribosylamino)uracil reductase RibD has product MNELDTTQAEQAAMRRAIVLAGNGPHFGVNPQVGCVVLNAEGTTIAEGWHRGAGTAHAEVDALSQLTPEQAQGSTFVVTLEPCNHTGRTGPCAQALIEARVGRVVYAATDPGHASSGGAQRLRDAGIEVVGGLLEDEVEELLEEWMLAARLHRPHVTVKWASSFDGRAAATDGTSQWISGPQSRERVHLQRSAADAIVVGTGTVLADNPSLTARTTSGDLHDHQPIPVIIGKRQIPGDAQVHKHPLEPLVIGHNDLHAALSEMFDQGIRTVYLEGGPTLASAFIAQGLADRLYIFQAPVLLGGDKLALGDLGVSTLSERIDLEVSSVENLGDDILITAKPIRKGA; this is encoded by the coding sequence ATGAACGAGTTAGACACCACGCAGGCCGAACAGGCCGCTATGCGTCGTGCCATCGTGCTTGCCGGGAACGGCCCGCATTTTGGCGTCAACCCACAGGTGGGTTGCGTCGTTTTGAATGCTGAAGGAACGACTATCGCTGAAGGCTGGCACCGTGGTGCCGGCACAGCTCATGCTGAAGTAGATGCGTTGAGTCAACTCACACCTGAACAGGCGCAAGGCTCAACCTTTGTGGTCACCTTAGAGCCCTGTAACCACACCGGCCGCACAGGTCCGTGTGCACAAGCCCTCATTGAGGCTAGGGTTGGACGCGTTGTCTACGCCGCTACTGACCCCGGTCATGCCTCCTCTGGCGGGGCACAACGTCTGCGCGATGCCGGTATCGAGGTTGTTGGCGGCCTGCTCGAAGATGAGGTGGAAGAGCTCCTTGAAGAGTGGATGCTTGCCGCACGCCTTCACCGTCCTCACGTCACAGTGAAGTGGGCCTCGAGTTTTGATGGCCGTGCTGCGGCAACAGACGGAACAAGCCAGTGGATTTCTGGTCCTCAATCGCGTGAGCGTGTTCATCTGCAGCGTTCAGCAGCAGATGCCATCGTCGTGGGAACAGGAACGGTTTTGGCAGATAACCCTTCCCTGACTGCGCGCACCACCTCTGGGGATCTTCACGATCACCAGCCCATCCCCGTCATCATTGGAAAACGCCAGATTCCTGGTGATGCCCAGGTTCATAAGCACCCCCTCGAGCCTCTCGTAATCGGTCACAATGACCTGCATGCGGCTCTGAGCGAGATGTTTGATCAGGGAATTAGAACTGTGTATCTCGAGGGCGGTCCTACCTTAGCCAGTGCGTTCATCGCCCAAGGTTTAGCTGACCGTCTCTACATCTTCCAAGCTCCCGTTCTGTTAGGCGGAGACAAACTTGCCCTGGGCGACCTTGGTGTTTCCACCCTGTCTGAACGTATTGATCTCGAGGTCAGCTCAGTCGAAAACCTGGGTGACGACATTTTGATCACCGCTAAACCAATCAGGAAAGGGGCCTAA
- a CDS encoding riboflavin synthase produces MFTGLIEERGTITAIETLPDAVRLTVSGQKALSGAQQGDSIAVSGVCLTVIEHDATSFTADVMQQTLDMSTLSDARVGLAVNLERAAELGSRLGGHIVQGHVDGTAEVLSITPSEDWTVIRFGLGRELAPLLVDKGSITVDGVSLTVSNISDPSESAQWFEVSLIPETLAVTTLGHRAVGDKVNLETDIIARQVARMLAFLPQQNAGA; encoded by the coding sequence ATGTTCACTGGCCTAATTGAAGAACGCGGAACAATCACCGCAATTGAAACTTTGCCTGATGCCGTGAGGCTGACAGTCTCCGGACAGAAAGCACTCTCCGGAGCACAGCAAGGTGATTCCATTGCCGTCAGCGGAGTGTGTCTGACAGTGATCGAACACGATGCCACCTCATTCACCGCAGATGTGATGCAGCAAACCTTAGACATGTCCACTCTCAGTGATGCGCGGGTCGGGTTGGCAGTCAATCTTGAACGCGCAGCAGAGCTGGGTAGCCGCCTAGGCGGCCACATCGTGCAAGGTCACGTTGATGGGACCGCCGAGGTTCTGTCGATTACGCCCAGTGAAGACTGGACAGTCATTCGCTTTGGCCTAGGTAGAGAACTAGCTCCTCTTCTTGTTGATAAGGGCTCCATCACTGTTGATGGTGTTTCGCTCACCGTGAGTAACATCAGTGACCCTTCAGAATCTGCCCAGTGGTTTGAGGTTTCTCTCATTCCAGAAACACTCGCGGTGACCACGCTTGGCCATCGTGCCGTGGGCGACAAGGTCAACCTCGAAACAGACATTATTGCCCGACAGGTCGCACGCATGCTGGCCTTCCTTCCCCAACAGAATGCAGGTGCCTAA
- the ribH gene encoding 6,7-dimethyl-8-ribityllumazine synthase, with the protein MSGAGSPTITVDATGLNIVIVAGQWHDVITDAMIASAQRTIDASGATHSLVRVAGSFELPVVCKAVLEAGADAVVALGVIIRGGTPHFEFVSDAATSGLTRVALDTGKPVGFGVLTLDDEQQGLDRAGLPDSKEDKGEEAALAALETAVTLRKIRNK; encoded by the coding sequence ATGAGTGGAGCAGGCTCTCCCACAATCACAGTTGATGCAACAGGGCTGAACATCGTTATTGTTGCCGGGCAATGGCACGACGTCATCACCGACGCGATGATTGCATCCGCACAGCGCACCATTGATGCAAGCGGTGCAACTCATTCACTCGTTCGCGTTGCAGGAAGTTTCGAACTTCCGGTGGTGTGCAAAGCTGTCCTGGAAGCAGGCGCAGACGCCGTTGTTGCTCTCGGCGTCATCATCCGTGGTGGCACACCACACTTTGAGTTTGTCTCAGATGCAGCCACCTCTGGATTGACCCGCGTTGCGCTCGACACAGGTAAGCCTGTTGGCTTCGGAGTGCTCACCCTAGATGACGAACAGCAGGGTCTCGACCGTGCTGGACTGCCCGATTCCAAAGAAGATAAGGGTGAAGAAGCAGCACTCGCTGCCTTAGAAACAGCTGTTACCCTTCGAAAGATTCGTAACAAGTAG
- a CDS encoding HPr family phosphocarrier protein: MPKAQRTVTVGSRVGLHARPASTFVQAVAATGHNVTITKTNGDDADGASILSVLALAVGHGEEIVLDVEGDNAEVIADELASLLTSDLDAD, from the coding sequence TTGCCTAAAGCTCAGAGAACAGTCACCGTTGGTTCGCGTGTTGGACTGCACGCTCGCCCTGCCAGCACCTTTGTGCAGGCAGTGGCAGCAACAGGTCACAACGTAACGATTACCAAAACAAACGGTGACGACGCAGACGGTGCAAGCATCCTCTCGGTGCTCGCTCTCGCTGTCGGACACGGTGAAGAAATCGTGCTCGATGTTGAAGGTGACAACGCTGAGGTGATTGCAGACGAGCTGGCTAGCCTGCTCACGTCTGACCTCGATGCTGACTAA
- the trpS gene encoding tryptophan--tRNA ligase → MSIKPVILSGMQPSSDSLHLGNYIGALGNWVTMQDEFDAFYCVVDLHAITVPQDPKELRERTRSTAAQYIAAGIDTDKSTLFIQSHVQAHTQIAWVLNTITGFGEASRMTQFKDKSAKQGADAASVGLFTYPILMAADILAYQANVVPVGEDQRQHLELTRDLATRFNARFGETFTIPEGYILKETAKIFDLQNPTAKMSKSADTEAGLLKIMDDPAVTAKKVMRAVTDADGEIRFDRENKPGVANLLTIFSVLSGRSIDDLVNGYAGGGYGALKKDLAEQVTASFTPIRERTNELLADPAELDRLLGQGADRASEVADKTLAKVYDAIGLLPRHQG, encoded by the coding sequence ATGAGTATCAAACCCGTCATTCTCTCTGGCATGCAGCCCTCGAGCGATTCATTGCACCTGGGAAACTACATTGGTGCGTTGGGTAACTGGGTCACCATGCAGGATGAATTTGATGCTTTCTACTGCGTTGTTGACCTCCACGCCATCACGGTTCCTCAAGACCCAAAAGAACTTCGCGAGCGCACCCGCTCCACCGCCGCGCAATACATTGCTGCCGGGATAGACACCGACAAATCAACTTTGTTTATTCAGTCCCATGTTCAGGCACACACTCAAATCGCTTGGGTGCTCAACACCATCACCGGTTTTGGCGAAGCAAGCCGCATGACCCAGTTCAAGGACAAGTCCGCCAAACAGGGAGCTGATGCAGCTTCGGTTGGTCTTTTCACATACCCCATCCTGATGGCAGCCGACATCCTCGCCTACCAAGCAAATGTCGTTCCCGTGGGTGAAGACCAGCGACAACATTTGGAACTCACCCGCGACCTCGCTACCCGTTTCAATGCACGTTTTGGTGAGACCTTCACGATTCCTGAGGGTTACATTCTCAAAGAAACCGCGAAAATCTTTGACCTGCAAAACCCCACAGCCAAGATGTCCAAGTCAGCTGATACAGAAGCAGGACTTCTCAAGATCATGGATGACCCCGCTGTCACAGCAAAAAAGGTCATGCGTGCTGTCACCGATGCTGATGGTGAAATCCGCTTCGACCGGGAGAACAAGCCTGGTGTTGCAAACCTGCTCACCATTTTCTCTGTACTTTCCGGCCGCAGTATTGATGACCTCGTCAATGGGTATGCAGGCGGTGGTTACGGAGCTCTCAAGAAAGACCTTGCAGAGCAGGTGACGGCAAGCTTTACTCCCATCCGGGAGCGCACCAACGAACTCTTGGCTGATCCAGCAGAGCTGGATCGACTGCTGGGCCAGGGTGCTGACCGTGCCTCTGAGGTGGCAGATAAGACCTTAGCGAAGGTCTATGACGCTATCGGTTTGCTCCCCCGTCACCAGGGCTAA
- a CDS encoding ABC transporter ATP-binding protein codes for MSSPRMGRRSSAPENSSTAPKASFGQLMPYLLEHKKVLSFVIVLSVLGAAASLAQPLLVGQVINRVSAGELMGNLVWLLIGLVVASALINGYQHYLLQRTGEGVVLSSRRRLVARILRLPISEFDTRRTGDLVSRVGSDTTLLRAVLTQGLVEAIGGSLTFIGAIIAMAIIDPVLLGLTVLVVFSAIIIVTVLSRRIRVASRKAQAKVGELAASVERAISAVRTVRAANATDREIKVVDDEAEGAWRMGIKVAKISALVVPVAGIAMQVAFLTVLGVGGFRVASGAITVANLVTFILFLFMMIMPLGQAFGAITSVNSALGALGRIQEIIALPSEGEFDRDLAPLAKLDNGARGAVKSSPVAVEFVDVRFSYPVLVLPVEEDESTTDPTAKMSRAEKARIKAGGAAGEALAEEAKPITEAPEILKGVSFSVAHGTRAALVGPSGAGKSTILGLIERFYDPSSGEIRVGGIDIKALGREDLRAQIGYVEQDAPVLAGSLRDNLLLGSPNSTDEECIAVLADVNLTSVLERSPLGLDAPVGEEGVMLSGGERQRLAIARALLAAPPILLLDESTSSLDGANEQLMREAIDRVAQDRTLIIIAHRLSTVVDSDQIIVLENGAVVGTGTHSELVKTTPLYKNLAKHQLLV; via the coding sequence ATGAGCTCACCCCGCATGGGTCGTCGTTCATCGGCCCCTGAAAATTCTTCAACCGCACCCAAAGCCAGCTTTGGGCAGTTGATGCCTTACCTGCTAGAACACAAGAAGGTTCTCTCTTTCGTCATTGTGCTCAGCGTGTTGGGTGCTGCCGCGTCATTGGCTCAACCGCTGTTGGTGGGACAGGTCATCAACCGTGTAAGTGCTGGTGAACTTATGGGCAACCTCGTGTGGTTGCTTATCGGACTCGTAGTGGCATCTGCGCTGATTAATGGCTACCAGCACTACCTGCTCCAGCGCACCGGTGAGGGTGTAGTTCTTTCCTCCAGGCGTCGACTCGTGGCGCGAATTCTGCGTTTGCCCATTAGCGAATTTGATACCAGGCGGACCGGTGACCTCGTCTCCCGCGTGGGCAGTGACACGACCTTGCTTCGTGCGGTTTTGACCCAAGGACTTGTTGAAGCCATTGGTGGTTCGCTGACGTTCATTGGTGCCATTATCGCGATGGCAATCATTGACCCAGTCCTGCTCGGACTCACTGTCTTGGTGGTCTTTAGCGCCATCATCATCGTCACCGTTCTCTCTCGCCGCATTCGCGTGGCAAGCAGAAAAGCGCAAGCCAAAGTGGGCGAGCTCGCTGCATCGGTCGAGCGTGCCATTTCTGCCGTGCGCACTGTGCGTGCCGCTAATGCGACAGATAGAGAAATCAAGGTCGTTGATGACGAGGCCGAGGGCGCCTGGCGCATGGGAATCAAGGTTGCCAAGATTTCTGCTTTGGTCGTCCCTGTTGCCGGCATCGCCATGCAGGTAGCTTTCCTCACCGTATTAGGTGTGGGCGGTTTCCGCGTTGCCTCTGGTGCCATCACGGTAGCTAATTTGGTCACCTTCATCTTGTTCTTGTTCATGATGATCATGCCCTTAGGTCAAGCGTTTGGTGCGATCACCTCGGTGAACTCAGCACTCGGTGCTCTCGGGCGTATTCAAGAAATCATTGCCCTGCCCAGCGAAGGCGAGTTCGACCGTGATCTCGCCCCCTTAGCCAAACTGGATAACGGCGCCCGCGGCGCAGTGAAGAGTTCCCCAGTAGCGGTGGAGTTCGTCGACGTTCGGTTCTCATATCCAGTTCTTGTTCTTCCGGTTGAGGAAGATGAGAGCACGACCGATCCCACCGCCAAAATGTCTCGTGCGGAGAAAGCGCGGATCAAAGCTGGCGGTGCCGCAGGTGAAGCTCTCGCCGAGGAAGCGAAGCCCATTACCGAGGCTCCCGAGATTCTCAAGGGAGTATCTTTCAGCGTTGCGCACGGAACTCGTGCCGCACTCGTAGGGCCTTCCGGTGCCGGCAAATCAACCATTCTGGGTCTGATCGAAAGATTCTATGATCCCAGCTCGGGCGAGATTCGTGTCGGTGGTATCGACATCAAGGCACTCGGGCGTGAAGATTTGCGTGCGCAGATTGGTTATGTCGAGCAGGACGCACCGGTGCTTGCTGGCTCCTTACGAGATAACCTCCTGCTGGGTTCACCCAACTCAACAGATGAGGAATGCATTGCCGTATTGGCGGATGTTAACCTCACCTCTGTCCTTGAGCGCAGCCCGCTTGGCTTGGATGCTCCCGTCGGTGAAGAGGGTGTCATGCTCTCCGGTGGTGAACGTCAACGGTTGGCTATCGCTCGTGCGTTGTTAGCTGCGCCACCCATTTTGTTGCTGGATGAATCCACCTCAAGTTTGGATGGGGCGAACGAGCAACTCATGCGTGAGGCAATTGACCGTGTTGCACAAGATCGCACGCTCATCATCATCGCGCACCGCCTCTCCACCGTCGTTGATAGTGATCAGATTATTGTTCTGGAAAACGGTGCTGTTGTGGGAACGGGAACACATTCTGAACTTGTGAAGACAACCCCTCTGTACAAAAACTTGGCCAAACACCAGCTGTTGGTCTAG
- a CDS encoding YihY/virulence factor BrkB family protein, with protein sequence MKKALVWAQERRPYRVYKIYSAAGGNLLAAGMSFQALFATFAAVWLGFSLSGIYLRERPELKNAIIDFINTQIPDLIQKGGVIDPGILDTTTNLGWTGGIAVVVVLYTAINWLNYIRTAVRTIFTLPPSRLNFVLLKLYDLVLALGYGLFVILTSALTVVATNLANVIFPALGIIDSTGWGKIGFEIAGLVIVFIFDAIMLALVMNVLSGVPIPLRNLRDGVLLGALALTLLKIAGSYILTRTESNPLLASFTVFIGLLIYFNFASRIYLFATSWVALSMQDDQVEVRDLGWIVPHRHPNE encoded by the coding sequence ATGAAAAAGGCATTGGTGTGGGCGCAAGAACGTCGCCCGTATCGGGTCTACAAGATTTACAGTGCCGCAGGTGGAAACCTGCTGGCCGCAGGTATGTCATTCCAAGCATTGTTTGCCACCTTTGCAGCTGTGTGGCTTGGCTTCAGCCTCAGTGGCATCTATCTTCGCGAGCGCCCAGAACTCAAAAACGCCATTATTGATTTCATTAATACCCAAATTCCTGATCTCATCCAAAAGGGTGGTGTGATTGATCCAGGGATTTTGGACACAACCACCAACTTGGGGTGGACTGGTGGAATCGCGGTTGTTGTTGTTCTGTACACAGCAATTAATTGGCTGAACTACATCCGCACTGCTGTGCGTACAATCTTCACTCTGCCACCTTCTCGGTTGAATTTTGTGCTTCTCAAGCTCTATGACCTGGTTCTGGCGTTGGGATACGGTCTCTTCGTCATCCTCACCTCAGCACTCACGGTTGTGGCAACAAATCTGGCAAATGTGATCTTCCCTGCTTTAGGAATTATTGATAGCACTGGGTGGGGCAAGATTGGTTTTGAGATTGCTGGGTTGGTTATCGTCTTCATTTTTGATGCCATCATGCTTGCCTTGGTGATGAATGTTCTCAGCGGTGTTCCCATTCCACTTCGGAATCTCAGAGATGGTGTGCTTTTGGGAGCACTCGCGTTGACATTGTTGAAAATTGCGGGGTCCTACATTCTGACCCGCACAGAAAGTAATCCCCTCTTAGCCAGCTTCACCGTGTTTATCGGTTTGCTGATCTACTTCAACTTCGCATCACGGATCTATTTGTTTGCTACCAGCTGGGTTGCATTGAGCATGCAGGATGACCAGGTCGAAGTTCGCGACTTGGGCTGGATTGTTCCCCACCGTCACCCCAATGAGTAG
- a CDS encoding exodeoxyribonuclease III: MSVRIATVNVNGVRAAFRKGMDQWLSQRNVDILALQEVRASTEDLEELLGPEWNILHDAATAKGRAGVALASRSSAEIHRVSLGADDFDTAGRWLEADYKIGDKILTVVSTYVHSGEVDTPKQVEKFKFLEAMQERLPELEAHTPYALVVGDLNVGHTELDIKNWKGNVKRAGFLPEERAYFYRFMGPKGEPVTGPDGSTGTGLGWVDVGRQAAGDVPGPFTWWSWRGQAFDNDAGWRIDYHLATPALAALASNYSVDRADSYDTRWSDHTPVVVDYNL, translated from the coding sequence ATGTCCGTTCGCATCGCCACCGTCAATGTCAATGGCGTTCGTGCCGCTTTCCGTAAAGGAATGGACCAGTGGCTTTCACAGCGCAACGTGGACATTCTTGCCCTGCAGGAAGTCCGCGCATCGACCGAAGACTTGGAAGAGCTTCTAGGACCTGAGTGGAACATTCTGCACGATGCTGCCACGGCTAAAGGCCGTGCAGGAGTTGCCTTGGCTAGTCGCAGCAGTGCGGAAATTCACCGCGTCAGCCTCGGTGCTGATGATTTTGATACGGCAGGTCGTTGGCTTGAAGCGGACTACAAAATTGGCGACAAGATTCTTACCGTGGTGAGCACCTATGTTCACTCGGGCGAAGTCGACACCCCCAAGCAGGTGGAGAAATTCAAGTTCCTAGAAGCAATGCAAGAACGGCTTCCTGAGCTCGAAGCACACACTCCCTACGCACTGGTCGTGGGAGATCTCAACGTCGGCCACACCGAGCTTGATATCAAGAACTGGAAAGGCAATGTCAAGCGCGCAGGGTTCCTGCCCGAAGAGCGTGCCTACTTCTATCGATTTATGGGCCCCAAAGGCGAGCCCGTCACCGGACCTGACGGTTCCACCGGGACTGGCCTAGGTTGGGTTGATGTGGGACGCCAGGCAGCCGGGGATGTTCCTGGCCCCTTCACCTGGTGGTCGTGGCGTGGTCAAGCATTCGATAACGATGCTGGCTGGCGTATTGATTACCATCTGGCAACCCCAGCTTTGGCTGCTCTTGCCTCGAACTACAGTGTTGACCGCGCAGACTCCTACGACACTCGCTGGTCAGATCACACCCCCGTTGTTGTCGACTACAACCTCTAG